TTATCATTCTTGACGGTCTCGATTTCGTTTCCTTCAGAGTCTTTCAACACGAAGCTGAATTCACCAGCTTTCAATTCACGACCTTCTAATTTCTTAGTGAAGTTGAATTCAACTTCAATCGGAACTGAGTTAACACGTTTTTCAGTTGGTTTAACTGGTTTTTCAACCTTCTTAGTTGATGGATTGTAATAATGTACTAACTGACTTGCAGTATTTTCAATATCAGCTCCTGCCTTAACATCTGCTTTAACAGTAGCTGGGATATCGAATTTATAGTAGCGACCAAAGGCAAATTTAGTTGTGTCGATGATTTGCGTATTGTCTGCGTCTCCAAGTGACTTGGTGAAGTCAGCTTTAAGAGTCGCGGTCATGACACCATTTTCAACCTTGATATCGAACTTGTCAGTCACATCAGCACCAGTTACTGAATCGTAAGCCTTGATAGCTGAAGCATCTACATCAACCTTAGTTTCATCGAAGTCATCAGAAATACTTACTGATTGGATGTTATCCTTGTTGTTAGCGTCAAACTTAGTAGTATCCAACCATACTTGGTAAACCAATTTAGCGCCACGTTTAACAGTCTTAGTATTCAAGTTTTCTTTTTCGTTGTTTGACGCATCGTCCGCATATGGGTTCGCATTTGTGTCTGCGTACTTATCTGCCAACTCTTTATCATCGTCAAGAAGCTTGTCACCTGTGATATCGAATTTCTCTTCAGAAACAACGTATTTCTCTGGTTGGAACTTAGGTTCTTCTGGAGGTTTCACAGTGTTATTAAACTCTTTATCTGGCGCGTCTTTAACAGTTGCTACGATTGCCTTAGCAGTACCATCATGGTCTACCTTCACTGTAACTGTTGCAACCATATCATCGTAGGTTACTGTTGAATCAGTACCTGCAACCTCTGAAACAGTATAAGTGTAGGTCTTGCCAAGATCATCTTTACCAAACTTGAGTGTCTTAAAGGTAATTTTACCTTCTGCATCATTCTGAACAGTTTCAACTGCAACATTGTCTTTCTTAAGAACAAAGCTAAATTCACCAGCAGCTAGAGTACGACCTTCCAACTTCTTAGTGAACTTGAGATCAACTGTAACAGGTACAGTGTTGACACGTTTTTGAGTTGGTTTTTCAGGTTTTTCTACAGATTTACTTACTGGGTTGTAGACATGAACGATTTGGTTGGCTTTGTTTTCAATATCAGCTCCTGCCTTAACATCTGCTTTAACAGTAGCTGGGATATCGAATTTATAGTAGCGACCAAAGGCGAATTTAGTTGTGTCGATAACTTGAGTATTATCAGCATCACCTAAAGATTTGTTCATAGAAGACTTAGAAGTTGCTGTGATGACACCATTTTCAACCTTAATGTCAAACTTAGCCGTTACATCTTCGCCAGTTACACTATCATATGCCTTAATATCACTAGCATTAACTGTTACTTTTCCAGCATCATAAGTATCGGAAATACCAACAGATTGGATATTGTTCTTCTCTGAGAAGTTTCTAGTATCTAACCATACTTGGTAAACTAATTTTTCACCACGTTCAACTGTCTTAGTATTGATGTTTTCTGCTTCGTTGTTAGTAGTTTTATCAGCATACGGATCTGCATTCGTTTCTGTGTACTCATCCGTTAACTCGTTGTCATCATCAACCAACTTAGTACCAGTGATGTCATACTTTTCTTTGTTGAGTACAAATTTTTCTGGTTGGAAAACAGGTGTTTCTGGAGGAGTAATCTTGTTGTTGAATACTTTATCTTCCTTACCATCAGTTGATGTTCCGTTATCATCTACACCACCAGTTGATGATACGCTTGTTACTGTAGTAAGTGTATGACCGTTCTTAGCAACCTTAACTGTAATAGTTGCCTTCATCGTATCGTAAGTCATACCAACTTCTTTTGTTGTTGGAATAACTTCTTCTACAGTATAGGTATGTGTGCCAATTTTCGTATTGTCAAATGACAATTCAGTAAATGTCACTGTACCATCTTTTTTGTTGGCAACAGTTTCAACTTCTTGACCTCTTGAATCTTTAAGAACAAAGTTGAATTCTCCGTCTTTAAGTTCACGTCCAGCCAATTTCTTCGTGAAGTCAAATTTAACTTTTACTGGTGCTACTACATAGTTGTTGAAGATCTTATCATCATCACTTGATTTGAATCCACCTTCAGCACTGTATTTAACAGTTGCTTGCAATTCACCTTTAGAATTCTCAGTTACAGTAACTGTCATGGTAACAGTCATTGCGTCATAGTCTACGTCTGTATCAGAACCCTTTTGTTCAGTGATCTTGTATTTATAAGTACCAGCTTTGTTAAAAGTAAGCTTGCTGAATGTAGCTTTTCCATCCTTGTTGGTAACAGTTTCTTCGTGCTTATCAGGAGTACTTTTCTCTTCTGTTAATTTGAAAGTAAACTCGCCGTCTGTCAAGACACGTCCGTCCAATTGTTTTTCAACTTCTGGAGTGACTGTTACTGGTTCTTGTTTGACATAGTAATAAATTGGTTGCTTGTATGGTGTCAATGAGTTGAGCAAGTCAACGTTTGTACCTATTTGTACATATGCACCATTTCCTAATTGACTATTTGGTGAAAGGTGTCCGATACCATCTCCTAAGAATGGTACGAATACCGTTTTATACGGTGTATATCCAGCAGCTTTTTGGAAGTCAAATGGAACTTCTACTCCATTAGGATGGTTTACACCGTCATTACCGGTGAAGTCAATTGTGTTAAGAGGTGATTTCTTAACATTTAATTCTTGTTTGTTATAATCACCAGGTTTAATCGGTTTAGTTTCTGCTAGCAACATGTATCCATCAGTGCTCAATGTACCATCAGAACGTTTGCTTTGTTGTTTTGGATCTAGAAGATAAACACGAACGACTACAGTTCCATCTTCCCCTACGATTTCTTTAATCCGTTTAATCCCTGCACGCTCAGCGTCCATGAATTTAGTTCCAACTTTGTAAGGACGACTCACATAACCTGATTTATCGTTTGCATCAGCTGTTTGATACAATTTGTAGCCATCAAATTGGCGCTCACCAGATGCTGTGAAGTTTTGTCCTTCCATGGCTTTAGTTGTATATCTAGCCAAGTCTACTTCATTACCATTTGGTACGTAATCTTGAACAGTTTTATCTGTTTTATTAGCGTTAAATGTTGGGTTATTTTTATCAACTACTCTGTAGTAAGTTGTTTTATCAACGAATATTGGAATTTTAGCGTTTGTATCTGTGATTGTACGACCATTATAAGCTGGTTCTACAACGTTAATAATATCAGTTGATGTACGAGCATTATAAACATCTTGATATAATTTTTGTTCAGCTTCATTCTTTGGATTTACTAAAGCTTGAATACTTGCACCAACTTCATAACCTAATTGGATAAATGGTTGGTCAGTTTTACCCGGCCCTGCTCCTGTACCTGGGTTGTAATCAACTTGCCAAGTTAGTTCACCATTTGATGCCGTTTTAGTAGTAGTGAATTTTTGAATTCCACTTGTTGCTGTGATTGTTTTTGTTTCTACTACATTCCCAGTTGTTTTATCAATTAATTCGACAGTGGTATCTGTAGAAGCATCAAACTTCTTATAAGCACGTGTATAGTAATTTGTATTATAACGTTCGTTAAATTTGGTCAAATCTACAATACTGTATGTATACCAATCTCCTTCTTTTCTCGCGTAACCAGCTGGTACATCTTGAGACTTAACAGTTGCCCCGTTAGGATTAGTAATAGATGGATCAACAGTTTCCCCATCTTTTAAATAAGTGCTAACACTTACTGGTTTAGTGTTGTGATCTCCAGTAACAGCTTCGTCAGTAGTGGCACGACGACTACGTACTCTTGGTTTGTTTGATTCATCTATTGCTGGTTTTGCTTCAGTTGCAACTGCTTTCTCTGCTGCTGCTTTTTCTTCTTTTTTAGTTTCTCCTTCAGCAACTTCTGGTTTTGCTTCTTCTGCTTTTTCTGCTGGTTTAGCAGTTTCTTCTGCAGTAACTCCGCCTTCAGCTGTTGCTGGTTTTGCCTCTTCTGCTTTTTCTGAAGACACTGGTTCAGATTTAGGATCTTCTGTTTTAACCTCAGATGCTGGTTTTGCTTCTTCAACCTTTTTTGTTTCAGCAAGCTCAGTTGTTGCAACATTTTCGACAACATTCACTTCCTTCTTAGAGGAATCCTCGATGCCACTATCCTTTTTCACCAACTCTGTCTTCTCTTCAGAACTTGGTTGCGTAGGAAGTTCAGAAGCTTTTACCGCACCACCATTTGCCAGCATAAAGCTAAGGGTTGTTCCTAAAAATACGGATGCAACACCTACTTTATATTTCCGCAAAGAAAAACGTTGTTGTTCCTTTCTTATCATTTGGATATATTCTCCTTTTATATTTTTTTACTATCAGCAGAAGAAATTATACTATATCTGAATATAGAATACAATATTTTTCTCACACCTTAGCAATTCTATCATACCATAAGTCTTACCTAACTTCAAATAATTATGAGCTCTTGAAATCGTTTACTTCGTTATATTTTAGACCTTTTAAACCTACTCTAATTTATTATATATACTTATATGCAAATGTACATCATCCTATATTATGTCTATTTTTTTAAATAAATAAATCTAAAATTATACTATTTTTATATATTTACTCATGCGTTGGTTTTACATATAATTTTTTGTGAAAAATGATAGCAACGCTTTCAACAAAAAAAGATTCTCTTACGAGAATCTTTTTAATCCTAGATAGCCTCTGTAACAAAACTTCTGCTTTCTAAAACTTTTAACATCGCATCTGCTGTGTCTAGAGCTGTAAATAGTGGAACTCCATGTTCAATTGCTGAACGACGGATTTGTTCTCCATCTTCATCAGCTGTCCGTTTGGTACCAACTGTGTTGATGATAGCTTGAATTTTTCCTTTGCGAACGTAGCTTGGGATATCGTGTTCATCATCACCAATCTTTCCAACGAGTTGTGCCTGCAATCCATGACTTGCAAAGAAGTCAGCTGTTCCTTCAGTTGCAAGGATTCCATAGCCAATATTTTGGAAACGACGAGCTAAATCTAAAGCTTCTTCTTTTGCATCATCCGCGATGGTAAAGACAACATTCCCAAAGGTTGGCAAGTGAAGATAAGAAGCTTCAAAGGCCTTGTAGAGAGCTTTTTCAAGAGTGGTATCAGAACCCATGACTTCCCCTGTTGACTTCATTTCAGGGCCAAGAAGGCTGTCTACCTTAGCTAGCTTGGTAAAGGAGAAGACTGGCGCCTTGATATGAACGCGACTACTTTCAGGGTAAAGTCCATCTTGGTAACCAAGTTCTTCGAGACTTTGACCAAGAATTAACTTAGTCGCTACCTGAGCCATTGGGATGTTAGTTACTTTTGAAAGGAATGGAACGGTACGACTGGCACGAGGGTTCACTTCAATAACATAGACTTTCTCATCCTTGATAACAAACTGAATGTTCATCATCCCAAGACAGTTGAGGCCAATCGCAAGACGTTTAGTATAGTCTGCGATAGTTTCTTGCACCTTTTGCGACAAGGTTTGTGGAGGATAAACAGCCATGGAGTCACCTGAGTGGACCCCAGCACGTTCGATATGCTCCATGATACCTGGAATGAGAACATTTTTTCCGTCTGAAATGGCATCGACTTCACACTCTTGTCCGACGATATAAGAGTCAACAAGAACAGGATGGTCTGGACTTGCCTTAACCGCAGTACGCATGTAAGAACGAAGATCATCTTCATTCTCAACGATTTCCATAGCACGTCCACCCAAAACATATGAAGGGCGAACGAGAACTGGGAAACCAATTTTACGTGCAGCAAGTACTGCTTCTTCTTCATTGGTTGCTGTTTGTCCAGGAGGTTGTGGAATATCCAAGTCTTTGAGGGCTTGTTCGAAGAGGTCACGGTCTTCCGCACGGTCCAAGTCCGCAACTTGAGTACCAAGGATAGTCACCCCAGCTTTTGCTAATGGCTCAGCAAGGTTGATAGCTGTTTGACCACCAAATTGAACGATAACACCTTTTGGTTGCTCTAAGTCGATAACATTCATAACATCTTCGAACGTTAATGGTTCAAAGTAGAGTTTATCAGATACAGAGAAGTCGGTTGAGACTGTTTCTGGGTTTGAGTTCATGATGATGGCTTCGTAGCCAGCAGCTTGAATTGCCTTAACTGAGTGAACAGTCGCGTAGTCAAACTCAACCCCTTGACCGATACGGATTGGACCAGAACCTAGGACCAGTACAGATTCCTTTTCAGACTTGATGGATTCGTTTTCCCAACCATAGGTTGAATAGAAGTATGGAGTTTCTGACTCAAATTCTGCTGCACAAGTATCAACCATCTTGTAAACTGGGACAATCTTGTTTTCCAAACGTAGTTGGCGAACTTGGTCAGCTGTAGTATTCCAGAGTTCAGCAATCTTACGATCTGAGAAACCATTGAGTTTTGCCGTTTTTAGGACTGCTACATCTTGAGGATGTGCGCCCAATTCTTGTTCAATTTCAAAGATATGCAAAAGTTTATCAAGGTAGAAGATATCGATTTTTGTAAGCTCACCAATTTCCTCAGGTGTATAACCACGACGAATGGCTTCTGATACGTAGAAGAGACGGTCATCTTGAGCCTTAACAACCTTTTCAATCAAGGCATCATCTGAAACATCTGCAAGCTCAGGCATTTCATTGTGGTGAACCCCAATTTCAAGTGAGCGACAAGCTTTAAGGAGAGATTCCTCGATGTTCCGACCGATGGCCATAACTTCTCCAGTCGCCTTCATCTGAGTACCAAGACGGCGTTCACCCTTTTCAAACTTGTCAAATGGGAAACGTGGAATCTTGGCAACCACGTAGTCAAGGGCTGGCTCAAACATAGCATAGGTTGAACCTGTAACTGGGTTGATGACCTCATCCAAGGTCAAACCGATGGCAATCTTAGCAGCCAATTTAGCGATTGGATAACCTGTCGCCTTAGAAGCAAGGGCTGACGAACGTGATACACGAGGGTTTACTTCGATAACATAGTACTTGAAGCTATGCGGATCAAGGGCTAGCTGAACGTTACATCCACCTTCAATCTTGAGGGCACGAATAATGCTCAAGCTCGCGTCACGTAGCATTTGGTTTTCATAATCTGACATGGTTTGCGCAGGGGCAAATACGATGGAATCCCCTGTATGAATCCCGACTGGGTCAAAGTTTTCCATGTTACATACAACAAGGGCATTGTCAGCTGAGTCACGCATGACCTCATACTCAATTTCCTTGAAACCAGCAATGGAACGTTCAATCAAACACTGGGTAACAGGTGACAACTTCAAACCATTTTCAGCAATTTCTCGCAATTCTTCTTCGTTGGCACACATACCACCACCAGTACCACCTAGAGTAAAGGCTGGGCGGACGATAACTGGGTAGCCAATAGTTGCTGCAAAGGCAACTGCTTCCTCTACTGTGTTGACAATTTCTGATTCTGGAATTGGTTGCTTGAGTTCTTCCATCAATTGTTTAAAGAGATCACGGTCCTCCGCTTGATCAATGGCAGACAATTTAGTCCCGAGAAGTTCTACTCCCAATTCATCAAGAATACCGTTTTTAGACAATTCCATGGCCATATTAAGCCCTGTTTGACCTCCAAGAGTTGGAAGCAAAGCATCTGGACGTTCCTTACGGAGAATACGAGTCACAAACTCGAGTGTGATTGGCTCGATATAAACCTTGTCTGCAATTTCCTTATCAGTCATGATGGTTGCAGGGTTTGAGTTTACCAAGACAACCTCGTATCCTTCTTCTTTCAAAGACAAGCAAGCCTGGGTTCCAGCATAGTCAAACTCAGCAGCCTGACCAATAATAATCGGACCAGAACCAATCACCATAATTTTTTGAATATCAGTACGTTTAGGCATTTATAAGATATTAAGGGCGTCAAGCGGACAAAGCTAAAATAGGAGTTATGACGAAGAACTGTCAGTTCTAGTTATAACTATCTTTTTAGCACCGTCCGTAGCCCGTATTCAGTTCAGCAAATACGGACCACCCTTCTCCTTTCTATTCGTCGCCTCACAGAGCGACATTAAATAAATTCTCCGACGATTTCACACTCGTCATTATTTTGTTTGTTTAAAGGCTTCCATCATCTCGATGAATTCATCAAATAGATAACTTGCATCGTGAGGACCAGGAGCTGCGTCTGGGTGAAATTGCACAGAGAAACCTGGTTGGTATCTGTGGCGTACCCCTTCAACTGACTTATCATTAATTTCTTCATGGGTGATAATTAAGTGCTCTGGTAAATCCTCACGGCTAACGGCGTAACCATGGTTTTGACTAGTAAAGTCCACTCGCCCAGTTGCAATTTCGCGTACAGCGTGGTTAAATCCACGGTGACCAAACTTCATCTTGTAAGTCTTTGCACCATTTGCCATGGCAAAGAGCTGGTGCCCCATACAAATACCAAAGATTGGAATTTTCCCGAGAATCCCACGAATCATATCAAGTGCTTCTGGTACATCTTCTGGATTTCCCGGTCCATTTGACAACATAACTCCGTCAGGATTCAAATGTAGGATTTCCTCAGCTGTAGTTGTGTATGGAACTACAGTCACGTTACAATCACGTTTTGAAAGTTCTCGTAAAATAGAATGCTTAAGGCCAAAGTCTACTAGAACAACACTCAAACCAACTCCTGGAGCTGGATAAGAAGTCTTGGTAGAAACTTGTCTGATATTATCAGTCGGTAAAACAGTCGCTTTAAGTTGATC
The window above is part of the Streptococcus sp. Marseille-Q6470 genome. Proteins encoded here:
- a CDS encoding FctA domain-containing protein; the encoded protein is MIRKEQQRFSLRKYKVGVASVFLGTTLSFMLANGGAVKASELPTQPSSEEKTELVKKDSGIEDSSKKEVNVVENVATTELAETKKVEEAKPASEVKTEDPKSEPVSSEKAEEAKPATAEGGVTAEETAKPAEKAEEAKPEVAEGETKKEEKAAAEKAVATEAKPAIDESNKPRVRSRRATTDEAVTGDHNTKPVSVSTYLKDGETVDPSITNPNGATVKSQDVPAGYARKEGDWYTYSIVDLTKFNERYNTNYYTRAYKKFDASTDTTVELIDKTTGNVVETKTITATSGIQKFTTTKTASNGELTWQVDYNPGTGAGPGKTDQPFIQLGYEVGASIQALVNPKNEAEQKLYQDVYNARTSTDIINVVEPAYNGRTITDTNAKIPIFVDKTTYYRVVDKNNPTFNANKTDKTVQDYVPNGNEVDLARYTTKAMEGQNFTASGERQFDGYKLYQTADANDKSGYVSRPYKVGTKFMDAERAGIKRIKEIVGEDGTVVVRVYLLDPKQQSKRSDGTLSTDGYMLLAETKPIKPGDYNKQELNVKKSPLNTIDFTGNDGVNHPNGVEVPFDFQKAAGYTPYKTVFVPFLGDGIGHLSPNSQLGNGAYVQIGTNVDLLNSLTPYKQPIYYYVKQEPVTVTPEVEKQLDGRVLTDGEFTFKLTEEKSTPDKHEETVTNKDGKATFSKLTFNKAGTYKYKITEQKGSDTDVDYDAMTVTMTVTVTENSKGELQATVKYSAEGGFKSSDDDKIFNNYVVAPVKVKFDFTKKLAGRELKDGEFNFVLKDSRGQEVETVANKKDGTVTFTELSFDNTKIGTHTYTVEEVIPTTKEVGMTYDTMKATITVKVAKNGHTLTTVTSVSSTGGVDDNGTSTDGKEDKVFNNKITPPETPVFQPEKFVLNKEKYDITGTKLVDDDNELTDEYTETNADPYADKTTNNEAENINTKTVERGEKLVYQVWLDTRNFSEKNNIQSVGISDTYDAGKVTVNASDIKAYDSVTGEDVTAKFDIKVENGVITATSKSSMNKSLGDADNTQVIDTTKFAFGRYYKFDIPATVKADVKAGADIENKANQIVHVYNPVSKSVEKPEKPTQKRVNTVPVTVDLKFTKKLEGRTLAAGEFSFVLKKDNVAVETVQNDAEGKITFKTLKFGKDDLGKTYTYTVSEVAGTDSTVTYDDMVATVTVKVDHDGTAKAIVATVKDAPDKEFNNTVKPPEEPKFQPEKYVVSEEKFDITGDKLLDDDKELADKYADTNANPYADDASNNEKENLNTKTVKRGAKLVYQVWLDTTKFDANNKDNIQSVSISDDFDETKVDVDASAIKAYDSVTGADVTDKFDIKVENGVMTATLKADFTKSLGDADNTQIIDTTKFAFGRYYKFDIPATVKADVKAGADIENTASQLVHYYNPSTKKVEKPVKPTEKRVNSVPIEVEFNFTKKLEGRELKAGEFSFVLKDSEGNEIETVKNDKDGKVKFEPLSFMKGDEGTHKYTVEEVAGTDATVTYDTMKAEITVEISYDGKAKALVKTMTDAPDKEFNNTVTPPEEPKFQPDKYVLDTAKFSITDNKLLDDDSELADKYGDTNTDPYVDKTDNNEAENLNTKTVKRGAKLYYQVWLDTTKFDAANKDNIQSVSISDDFDETKVDVDVSAIKAYDSVTGADVTDKFDIKVENGVMTATLKAGFTKSLGDADDTQIIDTTKFEFGRYYKFDIPATVKSDVEGGVDIENTAAQIVNYYNPSTKKVEKPEKPTEKRVNSVPIEVEFNFTKKLEGRELKAGEFSFVLKDSKGTEIETVQNDKDGKVKFAKLEFTKAQVGTHKYTVEEVKGTDATVTYDSMKAEITVEVKYDGTAKALVKTVTDAPDKEFNNTVTPPETPEFNPEKYILNEEKFDITGTKLLDDDKELTDKVADTNKDPYVDKVDNNEAQNINTQTLHKGDKVVYQVWLDTTKFTEAHNIQSVGITDKYDIENLDVNVADIKAYDSVTGEDVTAKFDISIVDGVITATSKTDLTKSLGDAENTQVIDTAKLAFGRYYKFDILARIKDTAKEGVDIENTASQIVHQYDPTKKSVEKPEKPTKKRVVNIPVKVEFNFTKKLEGRALKAGEFSFVLKDKDGNVIETVSNDAEGKIKFSALEFKRGQEGTYIYHVEEVKGTEAGVEYDKMVATVGVTVTKDGKVLTLTSQMPEDTEFNNKVTPPTPPTPPTPPTPPTPPTPPTPPTPPTPPTPPTPPTPPTPPTPPTPPTPPTPVAPPTPEKPKGRELPNTGEQSKVGLVTLGAALGLVGLGLIAKPKRRED
- the carB gene encoding carbamoyl-phosphate synthase large subunit, yielding MPKRTDIQKIMVIGSGPIIIGQAAEFDYAGTQACLSLKEEGYEVVLVNSNPATIMTDKEIADKVYIEPITLEFVTRILRKERPDALLPTLGGQTGLNMAMELSKNGILDELGVELLGTKLSAIDQAEDRDLFKQLMEELKQPIPESEIVNTVEEAVAFAATIGYPVIVRPAFTLGGTGGGMCANEEELREIAENGLKLSPVTQCLIERSIAGFKEIEYEVMRDSADNALVVCNMENFDPVGIHTGDSIVFAPAQTMSDYENQMLRDASLSIIRALKIEGGCNVQLALDPHSFKYYVIEVNPRVSRSSALASKATGYPIAKLAAKIAIGLTLDEVINPVTGSTYAMFEPALDYVVAKIPRFPFDKFEKGERRLGTQMKATGEVMAIGRNIEESLLKACRSLEIGVHHNEMPELADVSDDALIEKVVKAQDDRLFYVSEAIRRGYTPEEIGELTKIDIFYLDKLLHIFEIEQELGAHPQDVAVLKTAKLNGFSDRKIAELWNTTADQVRQLRLENKIVPVYKMVDTCAAEFESETPYFYSTYGWENESIKSEKESVLVLGSGPIRIGQGVEFDYATVHSVKAIQAAGYEAIIMNSNPETVSTDFSVSDKLYFEPLTFEDVMNVIDLEQPKGVIVQFGGQTAINLAEPLAKAGVTILGTQVADLDRAEDRDLFEQALKDLDIPQPPGQTATNEEEAVLAARKIGFPVLVRPSYVLGGRAMEIVENEDDLRSYMRTAVKASPDHPVLVDSYIVGQECEVDAISDGKNVLIPGIMEHIERAGVHSGDSMAVYPPQTLSQKVQETIADYTKRLAIGLNCLGMMNIQFVIKDEKVYVIEVNPRASRTVPFLSKVTNIPMAQVATKLILGQSLEELGYQDGLYPESSRVHIKAPVFSFTKLAKVDSLLGPEMKSTGEVMGSDTTLEKALYKAFEASYLHLPTFGNVVFTIADDAKEEALDLARRFQNIGYGILATEGTADFFASHGLQAQLVGKIGDDEHDIPSYVRKGKIQAIINTVGTKRTADEDGEQIRRSAIEHGVPLFTALDTADAMLKVLESRSFVTEAI
- a CDS encoding carbamoyl phosphate synthase small subunit; translation: MTKRLLVLEDGTVFEGKAFGADIDVTGEIVFNTGMTGYQESITDQSYNGQILTFTYPLVGNYGINRDDYESISPTCKGVVVFEEARRASNWRNQMTLDEFLKAKKIPGISGIDTRALTKIIRKHGTMRATLTHAGDSMDHVADQLKATVLPTDNIRQVSTKTSYPAPGVGLSVVLVDFGLKHSILRELSKRDCNVTVVPYTTTAEEILHLNPDGVMLSNGPGNPEDVPEALDMIRGILGKIPIFGICMGHQLFAMANGAKTYKMKFGHRGFNHAVREIATGRVDFTSQNHGYAVSREDLPEHLIITHEEINDKSVEGVRHRYQPGFSVQFHPDAAPGPHDASYLFDEFIEMMEAFKQTK